The following coding sequences lie in one Halomonas sp. 'Soap Lake #6' genomic window:
- the etfA gene encoding electron transfer flavoprotein subunit alpha encodes MSEIIRRDPRREWIARNRLHPEHASVLAALGVSGGAVSEWLGPNGVVRKNPRAIGFIGPNGIKRIDRSGLQQGGQSTAATTAARDSRRMVTIDQPAFLVAVVPDLTGGRLSGHDKDLLGLARRVADANVDRPGAVVAILFGEHKEDALGEAGIDRVVHFDDDIYTGFAPEVRLAALSAVEREMTPRFWLLPDSPLGGADLGRRLAVRLGERAATGVWQIEAENEAPLGWRCTARGGAGSLDIQRPLPRIALALAECAEPVDETRHAAEHLTLAASLPTTLSRIEDLGQVAVDPAGVALAEAEFILSGGNGVKEWDAFHHAAKVLGATEGASRVAVDDGFMARDRQVGATGTWVTARVYMAVGISGAIQHLQGIQRCDKVVAINLDPGCDMIKRADLAVIGDSTKILAALVAMVEQQRGGQRDAA; translated from the coding sequence ATGAGTGAGATTATTCGCCGCGACCCGCGTCGTGAATGGATCGCCCGAAACCGACTGCATCCCGAGCACGCCAGTGTGCTTGCTGCCCTTGGTGTAAGCGGCGGGGCGGTCAGCGAGTGGCTGGGACCCAACGGCGTGGTTCGCAAGAATCCTCGTGCCATCGGCTTTATCGGCCCCAATGGCATCAAGCGGATTGACCGTAGTGGTCTCCAGCAAGGAGGTCAGTCCACCGCGGCAACGACGGCGGCTCGCGATAGCCGACGTATGGTGACGATTGATCAACCTGCCTTCCTGGTGGCCGTGGTGCCCGACCTGACTGGTGGGCGTCTCTCCGGCCATGATAAGGATCTGCTAGGGTTGGCCAGGCGTGTGGCGGATGCCAATGTAGACCGCCCTGGCGCCGTGGTGGCGATCCTGTTTGGTGAGCATAAAGAAGACGCACTGGGCGAAGCCGGGATTGATCGGGTAGTGCACTTTGACGATGACATCTACACGGGCTTTGCCCCTGAGGTGCGTTTAGCTGCCTTAAGTGCCGTAGAGCGGGAGATGACGCCGCGCTTCTGGTTGCTGCCTGATTCACCCCTTGGCGGGGCTGATTTGGGGCGGCGTCTGGCCGTGCGCTTGGGCGAGCGCGCTGCCACGGGCGTTTGGCAGATTGAGGCTGAAAATGAGGCGCCGCTGGGTTGGCGCTGTACGGCTCGTGGTGGTGCCGGTAGCCTGGATATTCAACGCCCGCTGCCGCGGATTGCGCTGGCGCTGGCCGAGTGCGCCGAGCCGGTGGACGAGACGCGTCACGCGGCCGAGCACCTGACCCTGGCGGCGTCGCTTCCCACCACCCTGTCGCGTATTGAAGATCTGGGACAGGTGGCGGTGGATCCCGCTGGAGTAGCGCTGGCCGAGGCAGAGTTTATCCTCTCCGGCGGTAATGGCGTCAAAGAGTGGGACGCCTTCCACCATGCCGCGAAAGTGCTCGGTGCCACCGAAGGGGCATCGCGTGTTGCTGTGGACGATGGCTTTATGGCTCGCGATCGTCAGGTGGGCGCTACCGGCACCTGGGTGACCGCCCGAGTGTATATGGCGGTTGGTATTTCAGGCGCTATCCAGCACCTGCAGGGCATTCAGCGCTGCGACAAGGTAGTGGCGATCAATCTCGATCCGGGATGCGACATGATCAAGCGCGCTGACCTGGCGGTGATAGGCGACAGTACGAAAATCCTTGCCGCGTTAGTGGCTATGGTGGAACAGCAGCGAGGAGGGCAGCGCGATGCGGCCTGA
- a CDS encoding (Fe-S)-binding protein, which produces MLDTLLPILIFTALALAVLGAVRRIRLWRQGRPSRVNLFTGLMALPRRYLVDLHHVVGRDKAMSNTHVATAGGFVAAAVLMIVVHGLGIANPLLSGLLLLASATMFVGSLFVARRRINPPARLSKGPWMRLPKSLMAFSIGVFLITLPTVGLLPEGLLEGSGGWLLALVLVGIVAWGLGEMFFGMTWGGPMKHAFAGALHLAFHRRAERFSTKKGGTGRSTGLKALNLEDESAPLGVEKPADFTWNQLLGFDACVQCGRCEAVCPAFAAGQPLNPKKLIQDMVVGMAGGSDAAYAGSPYPGKPIGEHHGTPHGPIVAPVVMKEGKALVDADTLWSCTTCRACVEECPMMIEHVDAIVDMRRHLTLERGKTPNKGAEVLDNLIATDNPGGFDPGSRLNWAADLNLSLMADIKQVDVLLWLGDGAFDMRNQRTLRALIKVLRAAGVDFAVLGAEERDSGDVARRLGDEATFQSLAKRNIATLAKYRFQQIVTCDPHSFHVLGNEYGELGGNYEVYHHSTFIAELYDAGRLAFAPWKGGNVTYHDPCYLGRYNGEYEAPRRVLKALGIQVAEMERSGFRSRCCGGGGGAPITDIPGERRIPDMRMNDVKESGAELVAVGCPQCTAMLEGVVDASAEVRDIAELVADALVERPAGDVSGGSRGPAETTTAEEAIV; this is translated from the coding sequence ATGCTCGATACGCTCTTGCCGATACTCATTTTCACCGCTTTGGCCCTGGCGGTGCTCGGCGCCGTGCGGCGTATTCGCCTGTGGCGCCAGGGGCGACCCTCGCGGGTTAACCTATTTACGGGGCTAATGGCACTGCCGCGCCGCTATTTGGTGGATCTGCACCATGTGGTGGGGCGTGACAAAGCGATGTCCAATACCCACGTGGCCACCGCTGGTGGCTTCGTGGCCGCCGCCGTGCTGATGATTGTGGTGCATGGTCTTGGTATCGCCAACCCACTGCTGAGTGGATTGCTACTGCTTGCCAGTGCCACCATGTTTGTCGGCAGCCTCTTCGTGGCGCGCCGCCGCATTAATCCGCCTGCTCGGCTCTCTAAGGGCCCCTGGATGCGCCTGCCGAAGAGTCTGATGGCATTTTCGATAGGCGTCTTCCTGATCACTCTGCCCACGGTGGGACTGCTGCCCGAAGGTTTGCTTGAAGGCAGTGGTGGCTGGCTCCTGGCGCTGGTGTTAGTGGGCATTGTGGCCTGGGGCCTGGGGGAAATGTTTTTCGGCATGACCTGGGGCGGGCCCATGAAGCACGCCTTCGCCGGTGCCTTACATCTGGCTTTCCACCGCCGCGCTGAGCGTTTCTCCACGAAAAAAGGGGGCACTGGTCGGTCAACAGGCCTCAAGGCACTGAATCTGGAGGATGAGTCGGCTCCCCTGGGAGTGGAAAAGCCCGCCGACTTTACCTGGAACCAACTGCTTGGCTTCGATGCCTGCGTTCAGTGTGGTCGCTGCGAGGCAGTGTGCCCGGCATTTGCCGCTGGTCAGCCGCTTAATCCCAAGAAGCTGATTCAGGACATGGTGGTGGGCATGGCCGGAGGTAGCGATGCTGCCTATGCTGGCTCCCCTTACCCCGGCAAGCCCATCGGTGAACATCACGGTACTCCCCACGGGCCCATTGTGGCGCCTGTTGTGATGAAAGAGGGGAAGGCCTTGGTAGATGCCGATACGTTGTGGTCCTGCACAACCTGCCGAGCCTGCGTGGAAGAGTGCCCGATGATGATCGAGCACGTGGATGCGATCGTCGATATGCGCCGCCACCTGACCTTGGAGCGAGGTAAAACGCCCAATAAGGGTGCCGAGGTGCTCGACAACCTGATTGCTACTGATAACCCCGGCGGTTTCGATCCAGGCTCACGACTAAACTGGGCGGCGGATCTTAACCTATCGCTAATGGCAGATATCAAACAGGTCGATGTGTTGCTGTGGCTGGGTGATGGCGCCTTTGATATGCGTAACCAGCGAACCCTGCGCGCACTGATTAAAGTGCTGCGGGCTGCGGGGGTAGACTTCGCGGTGTTGGGTGCTGAGGAGCGCGATAGCGGTGATGTGGCAAGACGCTTGGGCGACGAAGCGACGTTCCAGTCCCTGGCTAAGCGCAATATTGCCACTCTGGCCAAGTACCGCTTCCAACAGATCGTTACCTGTGATCCCCACAGTTTTCATGTGCTGGGCAATGAGTACGGCGAGTTGGGGGGCAATTATGAGGTGTATCACCATAGCACCTTTATCGCTGAGCTGTATGACGCCGGTCGGTTGGCTTTCGCGCCCTGGAAGGGCGGCAACGTGACTTATCACGACCCTTGCTACCTGGGCCGCTACAACGGCGAATACGAGGCGCCGCGGCGAGTGCTTAAGGCACTGGGCATCCAGGTTGCCGAGATGGAGCGCTCTGGTTTCCGCTCGCGCTGCTGCGGTGGCGGCGGTGGTGCACCTATCACCGATATCCCTGGTGAACGGCGTATCCCTGACATGCGTATGAATGACGTCAAGGAGAGTGGTGCTGAGCTGGTTGCTGTGGGCTGCCCGCAGTGCACCGCTATGTTGGAAGGTGTGGTGGATGCCAGCGCTGAGGTGCGCGATATTGCCGAGCTAGTGGCTGATGCCCTGGTAGAGCGTCCCGCGGGTGATGTGTCTGGCGGATCCCGAGGGCCTGCTGAGACAACGACTGCTGAGGAGGCGATCGTATGA
- the dgcA gene encoding dimethylglycine demethylation protein DgcA translates to MAFDAIFEPIEIGKLTIRNRVVSTAHAEVHATDGGMTTERYVRYYEEKAKGGCGLCICGGSSVVSIDSPQGWWSSVNLSTDRIIPHFQNLADAVHKHGGKIMIQITHMGRRSRWDGFDWSTLVSPSGIREPVHRSTCKTIEEEEIWRIIGDFAQAARRAKEGGLDGVELSAVHQHLIDQFWSPRVNKREDEWGGSFENRMRFGMEVLKAVRAEVGDDFVVGMRICGDEFHPDGLSHEDMKQIAAYYDATGMVDFFGVIGSGCDTHNTLANVIPNMSYPPEPFLHLAAGIKEVVTVPVIHAQNIKDPNQAQRILEGGYVDLVGMTRAHIADPHLIAKIKMGQIDQIKQCVGANYCIDRQYQGLDVLCIQNAATSREYMGLPHIIEKTEGAKRKVVVVGGGPGGMEAARVAAERGHDVTLFEAADALGGQITIAAQAPQRDQIAGITRWYQLELARLKVDLRLGIRADEATLLDLRPDIVVLATGGQPFLSQYPEWGYSENAEESLVVSTWDILSGKVAPRKNVLLYDAICEFSGVSAADFLADKGSKVEIVTDDIKPGAAVGGTTFPPYYRSLYEKEVIMSSDLMLHKVYREGDGLVAVLENEYTGALEERVVDQVVVENGVRPDEALYYALKEQSRNKGQLDLEALYAIQPQPCLSEPGDGFLLFRLGDCTAPRNTHAAIYDALRICKDF, encoded by the coding sequence ATGGCATTCGACGCAATTTTCGAGCCGATAGAGATCGGTAAGCTGACCATCCGCAACCGTGTGGTTAGTACCGCTCACGCTGAGGTGCACGCCACTGACGGCGGCATGACCACTGAGCGCTACGTTAGATACTACGAGGAAAAGGCCAAAGGCGGTTGTGGTCTGTGTATTTGTGGCGGTTCATCGGTGGTTTCCATCGATAGCCCACAGGGCTGGTGGAGCTCGGTAAACCTCTCCACCGACCGCATTATTCCGCATTTTCAGAATTTGGCAGATGCCGTGCATAAGCATGGCGGCAAGATCATGATCCAGATTACCCATATGGGGCGCCGCTCCCGTTGGGATGGTTTCGACTGGTCGACGCTGGTATCACCCTCCGGTATCCGTGAGCCGGTGCACCGCTCTACCTGTAAGACCATTGAGGAAGAAGAAATCTGGCGTATTATCGGCGACTTCGCCCAGGCTGCACGGCGGGCAAAGGAGGGCGGGCTTGATGGCGTTGAGCTCTCTGCCGTGCACCAGCATTTGATCGACCAGTTCTGGAGCCCTCGAGTTAATAAACGCGAGGATGAATGGGGCGGCAGCTTCGAGAACCGCATGCGTTTCGGCATGGAAGTGCTGAAGGCAGTTCGCGCTGAGGTAGGTGATGACTTCGTTGTGGGTATGCGTATCTGCGGCGACGAGTTCCACCCAGACGGTCTCTCTCACGAGGATATGAAGCAGATCGCCGCTTATTACGATGCCACTGGTATGGTGGACTTCTTCGGTGTCATCGGTTCTGGTTGCGATACCCACAATACTCTGGCCAACGTCATTCCCAATATGTCCTACCCGCCGGAGCCTTTCCTACACCTGGCTGCAGGTATCAAGGAAGTGGTAACCGTGCCGGTGATCCACGCCCAGAACATCAAAGATCCCAATCAGGCCCAGCGTATCCTCGAAGGGGGCTACGTAGACCTGGTAGGCATGACTCGGGCACATATTGCCGACCCCCACCTGATCGCCAAGATCAAAATGGGCCAGATAGACCAGATTAAACAGTGTGTGGGTGCTAATTACTGCATCGACCGTCAATACCAGGGTCTTGATGTGTTGTGTATTCAAAACGCTGCTACATCGCGGGAATACATGGGCCTGCCCCACATCATTGAAAAAACAGAAGGTGCCAAGCGCAAAGTCGTCGTGGTAGGCGGTGGCCCTGGCGGTATGGAGGCGGCGCGTGTCGCTGCTGAGCGCGGCCACGACGTCACCCTGTTTGAGGCTGCTGATGCTTTAGGTGGACAGATCACTATTGCTGCTCAGGCTCCACAGCGCGACCAGATTGCCGGTATCACCCGCTGGTACCAACTGGAGCTGGCGCGTCTTAAAGTTGATCTGCGTCTCGGTATCCGCGCCGATGAGGCGACGCTGCTCGACCTGCGCCCAGATATCGTTGTGCTAGCCACCGGTGGCCAGCCCTTCCTTAGTCAGTACCCTGAGTGGGGCTACTCGGAGAATGCCGAGGAAAGCCTAGTGGTTAGCACCTGGGATATTCTTTCCGGAAAAGTGGCACCAAGGAAGAACGTACTGCTTTATGACGCCATCTGCGAATTCTCCGGTGTCTCGGCGGCGGATTTCCTCGCCGACAAGGGCTCCAAGGTGGAGATCGTCACCGACGATATTAAGCCCGGCGCGGCGGTGGGCGGCACCACTTTCCCACCCTACTATCGCAGCCTCTATGAGAAGGAGGTAATCATGTCCTCCGACCTGATGCTGCATAAGGTTTACCGCGAGGGCGATGGCCTGGTGGCGGTGCTCGAAAATGAGTACACCGGTGCTTTGGAAGAGCGCGTGGTGGATCAAGTTGTCGTTGAGAATGGCGTGCGTCCTGATGAGGCGCTCTACTATGCCCTCAAAGAGCAGTCCCGTAACAAAGGACAGCTGGATCTGGAAGCGCTCTATGCGATTCAGCCACAGCCTTGCCTGAGCGAGCCAGGAGATGGCTTCCTGCTGTTCCGCCTGGGCGATTGCACGGCACCGCGTAACACTCATGCGGCCATCTACGATGCCTTGCGAATCTGCAAGGACTTCTGA
- a CDS encoding DUF5943 domain-containing protein, whose amino-acid sequence MTKLAPALPIEVDSETGVWTSDALPMLYVPRHFFINNHVAVEEALGAEKYAEILYHAGYKSAWHWCEKEAECHGLEGVAVFEHYMTRLSQRGWGLFITEQIDLDAGTARVRLEHSAFVYQLGKVGRKVEYMFTGWFAGAMDQILAARGSSLRTVAEQTQSAAEHGCDVGVFAVQPLTDDAR is encoded by the coding sequence GTGACCAAACTGGCCCCCGCACTACCCATCGAAGTGGATAGCGAAACAGGCGTCTGGACGAGCGACGCCCTGCCGATGCTCTATGTGCCGCGACACTTCTTTATTAACAACCATGTGGCGGTAGAGGAGGCGCTAGGTGCCGAGAAGTACGCCGAAATTCTCTACCATGCTGGCTACAAGAGTGCCTGGCACTGGTGCGAGAAAGAGGCCGAATGCCATGGGCTCGAGGGTGTGGCTGTCTTTGAACACTACATGACGCGTCTCTCCCAGCGCGGCTGGGGCCTCTTTATTACGGAGCAGATCGACCTTGATGCCGGTACGGCGAGAGTGCGGCTTGAGCACAGCGCCTTTGTTTACCAGTTGGGCAAGGTAGGTCGTAAGGTTGAGTACATGTTCACCGGTTGGTTCGCCGGTGCTATGGACCAAATCCTCGCTGCACGCGGAAGTTCACTGCGTACTGTCGCTGAGCAGACACAGAGTGCCGCCGAACACGGCTGTGATGTAGGCGTCTTCGCCGTCCAGCCGCTGACCGACGACGCCCGCTAG
- a CDS encoding dipeptidase — translation MTPSELHNDAIVIDGLIIAKWNRDLLEDMRRGGLTAANCTVSVWEGFQATVDNIVKSNQLMAECSDLVRPVRTTADITRAKEEGKTGIIFGFQNAHAFEDQIGYVEIFKQLGVGIVQMCYNTQNLVGTGCYERDGGLSGFGREIVAEMNRVGIMCDLSHVGAKTSEEVILESKKPVCYSHCLPSGLKEHPRNKSDQELKFIADHGGFVGVTMFAPFLKKGIDSTIEDYCEAIEYVMNIVGEDAIGIGTDFTQGHGQEFFEWLTHDKGYARRLTDFGKIINPKGIRTIGEFPNLTEALLKRGFSETQVRKVMGENWVRVLKDVWGA, via the coding sequence ATGACCCCCTCTGAACTGCACAATGATGCCATCGTCATTGATGGTCTGATCATCGCCAAATGGAATCGTGATCTGCTTGAGGACATGCGTCGTGGCGGTCTTACCGCTGCTAACTGCACAGTCTCAGTGTGGGAAGGTTTCCAGGCCACGGTCGATAATATCGTCAAGTCTAACCAACTGATGGCTGAGTGTAGCGATCTGGTACGTCCAGTACGTACCACCGCTGATATCACTCGGGCGAAAGAAGAGGGTAAAACTGGCATCATTTTCGGTTTCCAGAATGCCCATGCCTTTGAAGACCAAATTGGCTACGTAGAAATCTTCAAACAGCTGGGCGTGGGCATCGTACAGATGTGCTACAACACCCAGAACCTGGTGGGTACCGGCTGCTACGAGCGGGATGGCGGTCTGTCTGGTTTTGGCCGTGAAATTGTCGCTGAGATGAATCGCGTTGGTATTATGTGTGATCTCTCTCACGTCGGTGCCAAGACCTCTGAGGAGGTGATTCTTGAATCCAAAAAACCGGTCTGCTACTCCCACTGTCTGCCCTCCGGTCTCAAAGAACATCCGCGCAACAAATCTGATCAAGAGCTCAAGTTCATTGCCGACCATGGTGGTTTTGTTGGTGTCACCATGTTTGCTCCGTTCCTCAAAAAGGGCATCGACTCAACCATCGAAGACTACTGCGAAGCTATCGAGTACGTCATGAATATCGTTGGCGAGGACGCCATTGGCATCGGTACCGATTTTACCCAGGGGCACGGCCAAGAGTTCTTCGAGTGGCTAACCCATGACAAGGGCTACGCTCGTCGTCTGACCGATTTTGGCAAGATCATCAATCCCAAAGGAATCCGTACTATTGGGGAGTTCCCCAACCTTACAGAGGCACTCTTGAAGCGCGGCTTCAGTGAGACCCAGGTGAGGAAAGTCATGGGTGAGAATTGGGTGCGCGTGCTCAAGGACGTCTGGGGCGCCTAA
- a CDS encoding GlxA family transcriptional regulator: MTSNNAKDLTENLNRAGEPQTLGFLLLDNFTLISLASAIEPLRMANQLAGRELYRWYTLTQDGMPVRASDGLQVTPDASMHTPLALEWVVVCGGVGPQHSVSREHIRWLQSQARQLKRLGSVCTGSWALGKAGLLDHYEASIHWECLASMQEAFPNVILTAHLFSIDRDRFTASGGTAPLDMMLNLIAHDHGRELSAGISEMFIYERVRNEQDQQRVPLKHVLGTTQPKLLEIVALMESNLEEPIELDELASYVGVSRRQLERLFQRYLLCSPSRYYLKLRLVRARQLLKQTPLSIIEIASVCGFVSTPHFSKCYREYFGVPPRNERLGVHDRQGNNQAKSPPLIKRWGGETNANEPFSSAQQALACAQGEPTFASVTLIR; this comes from the coding sequence ATGACATCGAATAACGCAAAAGACCTGACAGAAAATCTCAATCGTGCGGGCGAACCGCAAACCCTTGGTTTTCTACTGTTAGATAATTTCACACTGATTTCCCTGGCTTCGGCAATAGAGCCTTTGCGGATGGCAAATCAACTGGCTGGCCGTGAGCTGTATCGCTGGTATACCTTGACTCAAGATGGTATGCCCGTACGTGCCAGCGATGGGTTGCAGGTGACACCTGATGCCTCTATGCATACCCCACTAGCGCTTGAGTGGGTGGTTGTTTGTGGTGGGGTAGGCCCGCAGCATAGCGTTTCCCGTGAACACATACGCTGGCTTCAGTCTCAGGCTCGCCAATTAAAACGATTAGGCTCGGTATGTACGGGTAGTTGGGCGCTGGGGAAGGCGGGGTTGCTCGATCACTATGAAGCCAGTATTCATTGGGAGTGCTTGGCTTCCATGCAGGAGGCTTTCCCAAACGTTATTCTCACTGCGCATCTATTCTCTATCGACCGTGATCGATTTACCGCTTCTGGTGGAACAGCACCGCTTGATATGATGCTCAACCTGATCGCTCACGACCATGGCCGCGAGCTGTCGGCAGGCATCTCCGAGATGTTTATCTATGAGCGTGTACGTAACGAGCAAGATCAGCAGCGCGTTCCTCTTAAGCACGTGTTGGGCACTACCCAGCCCAAGCTGTTAGAGATCGTGGCGTTGATGGAATCCAACCTTGAGGAACCGATCGAACTCGATGAACTGGCAAGTTATGTAGGTGTTTCACGTCGCCAGTTAGAGCGGTTGTTTCAACGCTATTTGCTTTGCTCACCGTCTCGTTATTACCTCAAATTGCGCTTAGTGCGTGCTCGACAATTACTCAAGCAAACGCCCTTGTCGATCATTGAAATTGCTTCCGTGTGCGGCTTCGTTTCTACCCCCCATTTCTCTAAGTGTTACCGTGAATACTTTGGTGTGCCGCCGAGGAATGAGCGCCTGGGAGTGCATGACCGCCAAGGAAATAATCAGGCTAAGTCACCACCGTTAATTAAGCGATGGGGGGGCGAGACTAATGCCAACGAGCCTTTCTCAAGTGCTCAACAGGCACTGGCGTGTGCTCAAGGTGAGCCTACGTTTGCAAGTGTTACGCTGATTCGTTGA
- a CDS encoding TRAP transporter large permease, with amino-acid sequence MEIFWVAVGVAALLLFFLSMGTWIFASMLAASIGSLWLLGDFGVDRIGLIFSRILYRASNSWELSAIPLFILMGELIFRSNLSERLFKGLVPITSHLPGGILHTNVLGCTLFAAVSGSSAATTATIGKITTQELKARGYNRNLSIGSLAGAGSLGLLIPPSIVMIVYGVQAEVSISQLFMAGVVPGLLIAALYSSYIILCAWKNPSVAPKQAISGQTLLQSLLLLLPILVLIFIVIGSIYSGIATPSEAAAVGVTATLLLLVFERQINIPMLIQAFRGTLITTIMVCSLLVTAMLLSTAMGYLHLPRELAGWIAAQNLSPMLLLLALAVFYIVLGLFLDGISITVMSLPITLPIVLLAGFDPIWFGIFLIIMIELGQITPPVGFNLFVLQSLTGESISRVAWASLPFFLLMCLAALIVSVWPQVVLWLPHFMAN; translated from the coding sequence ATGGAGATTTTTTGGGTTGCTGTCGGCGTTGCTGCTCTGCTGCTGTTTTTCCTGTCAATGGGCACTTGGATTTTTGCCTCTATGTTGGCAGCTTCCATCGGCTCACTCTGGCTGCTCGGTGATTTCGGAGTGGATCGAATCGGTCTGATTTTTTCCCGCATTTTGTACCGTGCCAGCAATAGCTGGGAGCTTTCAGCAATCCCGCTGTTTATTCTTATGGGTGAGCTGATTTTTCGTTCCAATCTCTCTGAGCGTTTGTTTAAGGGGTTGGTGCCCATCACCAGCCATCTACCCGGCGGCATACTGCATACCAATGTACTGGGGTGTACACTATTCGCAGCGGTTAGCGGCTCCAGCGCCGCAACCACCGCAACGATCGGCAAAATAACCACCCAGGAGCTTAAAGCGCGGGGCTATAACCGTAATTTATCGATCGGTTCACTCGCTGGCGCTGGCAGCCTTGGTTTGCTCATTCCCCCGTCGATTGTCATGATTGTGTACGGTGTTCAGGCTGAAGTATCGATCAGTCAGTTGTTCATGGCTGGCGTTGTTCCAGGCCTGTTGATCGCCGCGCTTTATAGTAGCTACATTATCCTGTGCGCTTGGAAGAACCCGTCAGTTGCCCCTAAGCAGGCAATTTCTGGGCAGACACTATTACAGTCACTGTTACTGCTACTGCCCATTTTAGTACTGATCTTCATTGTCATCGGCTCTATTTATAGTGGTATCGCCACGCCATCAGAAGCCGCTGCAGTAGGCGTAACTGCCACCTTGCTACTGCTGGTTTTTGAGCGTCAAATTAACATTCCCATGCTGATTCAGGCATTTCGTGGCACGCTGATTACGACCATCATGGTATGTAGCTTACTGGTAACCGCTATGCTGTTATCAACAGCCATGGGATATCTACACTTGCCGCGAGAGCTAGCGGGCTGGATTGCAGCACAGAATTTGAGTCCGATGTTGTTACTGTTGGCATTGGCCGTGTTCTATATTGTGTTGGGCCTATTTCTGGATGGCATTTCCATCACTGTCATGAGTCTGCCGATTACGCTGCCGATTGTGCTGCTCGCCGGATTTGACCCTATTTGGTTCGGTATCTTTCTAATTATCATGATTGAGCTGGGCCAAATTACGCCACCTGTTGGCTTCAATCTGTTTGTGTTACAGAGCCTGACGGGTGAAAGCATTAGCCGAGTTGCATGGGCCTCTTTACCCTTCTTCCTGCTGATGTGTCTTGCCGCCCTGATAGTGAGTGTTTGGCCGCAAGTAGTGCTTTGGCTGCCACACTTTATGGCCAATTGA
- a CDS encoding TRAP transporter small permease has protein sequence MVLLRFAERLSMLLNRISALVAVVLIIYMLLHIMLEILLRSLGKSTFVMDEYIGYAVAIMTFLGLPYVLEKGGLIRVSLILDRIPQKFHWPLELFSSVITASCFIWISLFWFQNVRRSYSRGITSDTLAETPIWLPEGAVLIGMWLISLTLVVRAIKIVLLRSRYLAGAP, from the coding sequence ATGGTCTTATTGCGATTTGCTGAGCGCCTCTCAATGCTACTGAACCGTATAAGTGCATTGGTTGCAGTGGTACTGATTATTTATATGTTGCTCCATATCATGCTGGAGATACTCCTGCGGTCGCTGGGCAAGTCCACCTTTGTCATGGATGAATACATCGGTTATGCCGTTGCTATCATGACGTTTTTAGGATTGCCCTACGTCCTTGAAAAGGGAGGTCTGATTCGGGTCTCTCTAATTCTGGATCGCATTCCTCAGAAATTCCACTGGCCGCTAGAGCTATTCAGCAGCGTGATAACGGCAAGCTGCTTTATCTGGATCTCCCTATTCTGGTTTCAAAACGTACGGCGCAGCTATAGTCGGGGGATTACCAGCGACACCCTTGCGGAAACCCCTATCTGGTTACCTGAGGGTGCGGTTCTCATTGGTATGTGGTTGATCTCGCTAACCTTGGTCGTCCGCGCAATCAAGATAGTGCTACTACGCTCGCGTTATTTAGCAGGCGCTCCATAA